In Anaerolineales bacterium, the following are encoded in one genomic region:
- a CDS encoding NAD-dependent epimerase/dehydratase family protein: MANYLITGGAGFIGSHLAESLVRQGHTVRILDNFLTGKRSNLAGIRGKAEVIKGDIRDKRAVLAAVRGMEYVLHHAALVSVAESVERPEETLDININGTLNVLQSARKAGVRRVVMASSCAVYGSGRIPAREDQAPRPLSPYAVSKLAGEALALSFHHSYGLPAACLRYFNVFGPRQDPSSPYSGVIAIFSARAVAGEPVTIYGDGRQTRDFIYVADVVDANLRACESETAPGRAMNVGTGRGRSLLQLRSDLADLLGAPLAVRHAPPRSGDIYHSRGDPALARKLIGFRPRTDFRAGLAATLDWQRGAAGRRAP; encoded by the coding sequence TTGGCTAACTACCTCATCACCGGCGGCGCCGGTTTTATCGGGTCGCACCTCGCCGAGAGTCTGGTCCGACAGGGGCATACGGTCAGAATTCTGGATAATTTTCTGACCGGAAAAAGATCGAACCTGGCTGGGATCCGCGGCAAAGCGGAAGTCATCAAGGGGGACATCCGCGACAAGCGGGCGGTCCTGGCGGCCGTGCGCGGCATGGAGTACGTGCTGCATCACGCGGCACTGGTCTCGGTGGCCGAATCGGTCGAGCGTCCGGAGGAAACCCTCGACATCAACATCAACGGAACGCTGAACGTTCTCCAGTCGGCGAGGAAGGCGGGGGTCCGGCGGGTGGTGATGGCCTCCTCTTGCGCGGTCTATGGATCCGGACGGATTCCGGCGCGGGAAGACCAGGCTCCGCGGCCGCTTTCACCCTACGCGGTCAGCAAGCTGGCGGGCGAAGCGCTCGCGCTGTCGTTCCATCATTCCTACGGCCTGCCGGCCGCCTGTCTGCGGTATTTCAACGTTTTCGGCCCGCGTCAGGATCCCTCCTCGCCGTATTCGGGCGTGATTGCCATATTCTCCGCTCGGGCGGTTGCCGGTGAGCCGGTGACGATTTACGGCGACGGCCGCCAGACTCGGGATTTCATTTATGTCGCCGATGTGGTAGACGCCAACCTCCGGGCCTGCGAATCGGAAACCGCGCCGGGACGGGCGATGAACGTCGGCACCGGCCGCGGGCGCAGCCTGCTGCAGCTGCGTTCGGATCTGGCCGACCTGCTGGGAGCGCCGCTGGCGGTGCGGCACGCCCCGCCGCGGTCGGGGGATATCTACCATTCCCGAGGCGATCCGGCGCTGGCCCGCAAGCTGATCGGCTTCCGGCCGCGGACGGATTTCCGGGCGGGTTTGGCCGCCACGCTCGATTGGCAGCGCGGCGCGGCCGGGCGGCGGGCGCCATGA
- a CDS encoding glycosyltransferase family 2 protein, translating to MTDPRPSVSVLIPCRNEERTIEQVLDALRAQTYPSEQVEVIVADGRSTDGTRDKLRAYARAHPGWTLRQIDNPGQTAPAGLNAGLREARGEIILRMDAHAVPDPDYIERVVETLARTGCDGVGGGIDIQPGGPGLIARAIAAAVANPFATGGVRYRSGGQAGEVDTVPFAAFRREVFRRVGEFNEGVPVNEDYEFNYRVRAAGGRIFFSPAIRSRYIARGRPGALIRQYYSYGHQKAVMLALHPKSIRLRQFIPAMFAASLAAGAAAAALHRPAAFLLGVMLLAYGAAAFFFAARDAVRRRDPALVPALPPVFFCIHTAWGLGFWAGMAEIIGDRLRGKGGS from the coding sequence ATGACCGATCCCCGGCCGTCGGTTTCCGTATTGATCCCGTGCCGCAACGAGGAACGTACGATCGAACAGGTCCTCGACGCATTGCGCGCCCAGACCTATCCGTCGGAGCAGGTGGAAGTGATCGTGGCCGACGGCCGTTCGACGGACGGGACACGGGATAAACTCCGGGCCTATGCCCGGGCCCATCCCGGATGGACGCTGCGACAAATCGACAATCCCGGCCAGACTGCGCCGGCGGGGCTGAACGCGGGCCTGCGGGAGGCCCGGGGCGAGATCATCCTGCGCATGGACGCGCACGCCGTTCCGGATCCGGACTACATCGAGCGCGTCGTGGAAACCTTGGCGCGCACGGGATGCGACGGGGTGGGCGGAGGGATCGACATTCAGCCGGGGGGACCGGGGCTGATCGCGCGCGCGATCGCGGCCGCCGTCGCCAATCCGTTCGCCACCGGCGGGGTGCGCTACCGTTCGGGTGGACAGGCGGGGGAAGTGGACACCGTCCCCTTCGCGGCGTTCCGCCGCGAAGTGTTCCGGCGGGTGGGGGAATTCAACGAAGGGGTTCCGGTCAACGAGGATTACGAATTCAACTACCGGGTGCGCGCCGCCGGGGGAAGGATCTTTTTTTCTCCGGCAATCCGATCGCGCTACATCGCCCGCGGCCGACCGGGCGCGCTCATTCGCCAATATTATTCCTACGGGCATCAGAAGGCGGTTATGCTGGCCTTGCACCCGAAATCCATCCGCCTCCGGCAATTCATTCCGGCAATGTTCGCAGCCTCCCTGGCCGCAGGCGCCGCGGCGGCGGCCCTCCACCGGCCGGCGGCCTTCCTGCTGGGCGTGATGCTTCTGGCGTACGGCGCGGCCGCGTTCTTTTTCGCCGCTCGGGATGCGGTTCGCCGCCGGGATCCGGCGCTTGTCCCGGCCCTCCCGCCGGTTTTTTTCTGCATCCATACTGCCTGGGGTTTGGGTTTTTGGGCCGGAATGGCCGAAATTATTGGGGATCGGCTGAGGGGAAAGGGCGGCTCCTGA